The sequence AAATAATCCATTACTTCCTCATAAGGCATTTTAGAGAAATCAGGATGACTGTTCTTTTCAGTTACGGTAGCAGGAATGATTACGTATCTAAACGAATCAAATCTGTTAAAAACTACGTCACTACCAGTTTCATTATACCCTTCAAAAAAAATGTTGCCTATGCCAAAAGTAAAGTTGTAGATTATCCCTGAAACAGTATCTGGTAGATTTACAATAAAAGTGTCTTGACGTCCATAGGCTAATATGGCGGAAGAATCAATAACATCTTGTGTAAATCTTGGGTCATCTACTCCGAAGCCATCCGAAAATGACTGTGGATCGTTAGAAAATCCTGAAGGAATCCATTCTGAAGCCATAACATTGGCATTGCCATCTTCACCATCAGCTCCATTTATCCCATCAATACCAGCTGGACCTTGTGGTCCAACAGCTCCGTCCATGCCATCTTCTGCACTACAAGAAATTAATACAATAGCTAATAGAGATAATATTGAATACTTAGAAAATCGCTTTAAATTTTTCATGATTATGAGTTTTAAATTATTTGTTTGCTTATTAGCAAGGTCAATAGAAAAAGGTCAACATTTTATTCTTAAAATGGTGTTACCAATATCTCTACCCTTCTGTTTTTTGCTCTGTTTTCATCACTATCATTAGCGACAATAGGTCTGGATTCCCCATAGCCTTTTTCTTTCCATTTGAACTCCGGGCTATCCAAAACAGTTTTTAATTCCGCCATTACACTGGCTGCCCGGTTCTTCGATAGGGTTTTATTATTGGCCTCATTGCCAACATCGTCAGTATGGCCTTCAACGATTATGGTGCCTTTCGTTAAATTTTTCATTTGTAAGGCAAGCTCCCGTATGGCTTTTTTGCCTTCTTCCTTCAGCGTATGGGAACCGGTTTCAAACAAGACCGCGCTATCCAAGTTTAATCTAAGAGCGCCGCCAATGGCTGCGACAGCATCAATATCTGCACCTGGCACATCGCTCCATGTATCCAAATCTGTGAACCGAACATACTTGATAACCTCACCCGGATTTACAAAATCTTTGATATCTACAAATGCTGTCCCTCCTTTTATTTGCCCTACGGTAATCCAGTTTTTTCCGTCAGAAGAGATTTCTAGGTTGGTAGGTTCTATAATACCTATTTCGAATACATAGATATCGGGTCCGTTGACGTCAATGATAGCATTGTCAACGAATTCAAGAATCAATACTCCATTTACGCCTAAGCTACATACAGTTTGTGTATAGTTAGAACTGTAAGTTCCATAGTTTGGCTCCCCCAGACTTTTCTTTGATGACACTGCCTTTTTGGCCCCTTTACCCGGCTTAAATAAAACATCATTATCAGCAAAGGAAAGCTCGCCCAAAGGAAGAAATACAAATTCCCCTTTTTCAGAGAGGTATGTTTGGCCAACACCAGTGTTACTGCCATACCAACCTGGATTTTTTTTGTAAAATTCATTCTCGGCATTTTTAGCACTTTTAATAAACTTTTGGGCTTGTTTTTTTCGACTTTCAACAAGGGGTGCCATGCTATGTTGAAAACTTTCAGTTGCATTGCCACTGGTCAAATGATTTTCAACTTTTTTAAGTGAACTTCCTTCTAACAGCTCTTTTGCTTCAGTGGTAGATTTAAGTTTAGCCCATCTGGGGGTTTCCTTCATCATCTTTACTTCATCATCTGTAACATTCAACAGTTGGGCCAGTTGCTTCTCATCCATTTTTAAGGATTCTAAAAAGAGTTCTTTGTTTTCAACGGCGGTGTTTACAATTTTTCCAAATTCGGTCTGTTGGATTAAGTGTTCTACATAGCTTGGTTCTGCCATACCATCAGCTCTAAGAACTTCTTTGGGTATCTTATTAATGGCGTAACGAATCCTGGCATCAAGGCTATCTTTTCTTTTTTGCACATTATCGGTTTTTTGAAATAAATCATATAGGTCTGATATATCGTGACCTCGCCGTTCTTTTTCTTGTAATTTGTCAAGAAATGAATGGGCGTTTTTAATTAGTAATTCTGCCTCTTCACCATTTGCATTTTTCTCTTTTTCAAGAGCTATCATTTTTGTCCTTAGGTCAATTAGACGGTCAGCCTCATTCTCATCAAGGTCAAAGACCATTAAAATCATTGACTTTAGTGAGTTCATATCCATTTTCTCAAGGGCTGATTTTTCTTTCTTTCCAGCTTCTTTATTTTCCTCTTGGGAAGGGATTTTATGGGACTTATTAAAATTTTCTTCACTCAGATTTTCATAAGATGTAATTTCTTCATCAGTTTTACCCAAGTATTTAAGGGAGTCTGATGCTGCTTTAGGTTTTTCTATTGTTCCATCTTTGAAATCCTTGGTTTCGTTTTTACAGGAAAAAACTAGAACAAAAAGGGCAAATAAATATGAGTGGGTCAGTTTTTTCATGATATGATTATTTATAAGAGGCATAGCGTGCTTTCATGAACTCATAATAGATAAAGCCATACTTGCTGTACCAATCTTCTTCGCCTAAAAGTTTTTCGCAATGATCTATTTTTAATAAGGTCCCATACGACTTTTTAATAAGTTCATTGTACTTATTGCCATAGGTTCTGTCAAATTTCTCAATGGACTTTATCACTTTGGCGCGTTCGGTTTGCCATGCCAGGCCAGAGACGGCATGAACCCCTGAAAAGTTATCACCAAAGGAAATGCCAAAATCGGTGACCTTTTTGGTGTGTTGCCCTATTTTTAAAAGCTTTTCAATCGTATACCTATCGTTATGTAGATCTGCATAGGCCTTGGCCAAACATTGGCAGCCAGGACTATTGTCTTTACTGCCGGGGGAAGTACCTGGACTAGTTTGAGGCCCTCCATTATTGTTCCTACGGGGAGGTTTGTTTTCATCAGGTGGGGAATCTGCACCCTGAGATTCTTTGGGTTGACCTTTATCATCGATGTTCAATCGTATTTGCTCCATGATATAGTCGGTGTCATCAACCCGTTCGGGGTCAATCTGCTTTGGTGCCTGCGGATAATCCCCTGGGTTTTTGAGTTGTCCGTTTTCATCGTATTTAGGCAACCTTGGTTGGGAACTTTGACTTGATTCCCCAGTAAATGGGTTTTCAGGTTCTGGCTGCCAGTTTGGATCGTATTGCTGAGGAGCATCAGGGTAGTCCCCTGGATTTTTGAGTTGTCCATTTTCATCATATTTGGGCAATCTTGGTTGGGAACTCTGACTTGATTCCCCAGTAAATGGATTCTCGGGCTCTGGCTGCCAGTTTGGATCGTATTGCTGGGGAGCATCAGGGTAGTCCCCTGGATTTTTGAGTTGTCCGTTTTCATCATATTTGGGCAATCTTGGTTGGGAACTTTGACTTGATTCACCGGTAAAGGGGTTGTCAATTTTGTCATCACTGATTTCGTGGTTGGTGGATGATACGAGTTTTGTTCCTCCTTCGCTGGAGTTGTTGGTTGAACTATTCCGCTGTCCGTTAAAGCCTTCAGACTCCGTATTGAATTCCCCTGTTTGATGGTTGTCAGGATTTTTCTTGTCAGAATTCATGGAAGGATCTTTGGCATCACCATTGCCCGTATTTTCGCTGTTCTGTGCAATAGCCGTGCAACTCGAGGGTAATGAGGGCTGCCCTGCCGGGTCCATATTTGGTTCATGGTCAATGTCATCGGGACCGAGTAGGTCTAGACCCCTACCACTTTGTTGATTCCCATATTGTTTGCCCAGAGCTTGGGTTAGTTTGCCCGCTATACCACGTGCAATGTTATGTAATTGTTTGTCTTGAAGAATGGCCCCAATGCTCCTAACCCTGGAAACCCTGCCCGCATAAACTTGGGATACCGTTGCCAGCATAAGAATCAAAATCAAGGCCTTTCCATTCCTTTTTTTGAATAGGATCAATACCAATAGTATTATAATTATTGCTAGCCCTATGATGATGTACACCAGAAGATTTGACCCATTTTTACTTTTGTCTGTTTCACTGATGGCATTATCGGTGTTTTTCGGCTGTTCGATATTTTCTTTGGAACCAATATCCACAAATAGGTTGCTTCTGGGAAAAAGCTCTCTTCCTGCGGATACAGAAACAATAAAGGGAATACCTTTTTGGGCAGCAGAAACTATTATTCCGAATTCCATGGCAGTTTTAAATGAGCTATTGAACTCCCCATTTTGGGTGGTTCCTTCCCTTTGGATATCTTCCCAGTTTTTTTTCACAATCTTTACATCTAGCCTTTTGCCTTCCTCAGTCAGTACCTGAACCATTGCCGGACGTAAAATATATCCAAGTTTTTTGATGGCAATTCTACTTTCTGTGCCGTCTGTGATACCTTTAAAATACTTGACCACATAATTCTCTCCTTCTTCGGGTACGGGAAGTTCTTCTTTTACAACCGGTATGTCATGCGCATCATCTATGGATGGAGGAATAAATCCTTCTTTCTTTTGCCCGCTGGCAAGACCTACAGCCAATAGAAAGGTAAACAGCAGCAGTTTGTCGATAAGGTTGAAGATGTTTTTCATAACTTTTACTTTCTATGCTTCTTCAATAAATAATTGGCCAGCCCGACCATTTTTTGGGTAAGCGCTTCGTGCTGTTCTTGGGTACGGTCCGTTGCCGCGTTTCTAGTGCCATAAGCAATTAAAAAAGCGTTGTCATAGTTTTCGTTTAAAATAATGACACGCCCTTGGCGCAGTTGGGTGGCAATGTAACTGTCTTTGGTGTCGGCTTCTACGATATACATTTTGGTGATCTTTTCAAGTCCATCTTTTTTGCGTTTTAAATAACCATTAATTTCATTTTTGATATCAACTTTGGTCATTTTGGTGGTTCCCATAGAGATGCCTGTATCACCACCGGCTCCTGTACCAAATCCTTTTAAGCTGAAATAGCAATTTCCTGTTTCGGCAAAACTTGGTTTTTTGGCGTAGTCTGGTATACTGAGATTCGACTCTGGCACTTTCATGGCTTTTGCCAACTCCGCAGCATCCATTCCACAGGTATAATCGATTAGTAAGGAGCTGTAATCCGCACTGGGCAAAGATTCGGTAACATCATCCTTTTTTTCAGTGCTTTTTTCGCCTTGCTGGGCGGTATCTTTCTTTGGTGCCTCACCACATGAAATGAATAAGAGGGTAAGGCCAAGCAATAGTGTATACGTTTTCATATGATTTCTTTTGAATGCGATTTATATTGGGAAATGGTTAAGAATTTTACTTGTCCTTTTTAGCAGATTTTACCATGGCTTCCTTCAGCATTTTGTTGAAAACAAGTTTGGCAGAATCCTTTTTTACGGGATCCAATGTCAAATCGTACAATTTGTACTGTTCTCGTAAATGTTGTTTCATCTCGGGGGCTAAATTGGAAAGTTCAACTAGTTCCATGAATTTGCTGATATCATTGAATTGTTCAGCTCCATCCAGTTCCATCATCCCAAATATTGGAGCTAGAACCTCGACCTGTTTGTCCAAAAGATTCATTTGCTTGACAGTATCTTTTTGCTGTCCATTGTTTTTTTGTTGGGCGAAGCCTGCTTGTGTTATAAGTAATAGGGTCGCGGTAAAAATTATAGTTTTGACTGTCATTGTTTCTTGAACTTTGTTTTTGTAATCAATCTGTTGTTGTCCACAATTTTCAATTCGTAATCCCCATCATCTAGGCGGGTTACGTTAAGGGATATTTCACCCTTGGGCATTTTAGGTAGATTGCCTATCAATTTTTTCTTCATGTTTGAGTCAATCGGTATATGGTATGCCTAGCCGGTCAAATCAAAAGTAAAAGGATAGTTTTATGATGGTTAGCACGGATGTAACAAGTGCTTTGTTATATGTAACATGGACTTAATAATCTAAATATCAGATTATTGTGGTAGGATAATTCAAATATTTTGAAAATAGTTGTGTTAAGAAGCCTTGTAATCCGAAGGAGAAACCCCAAATTGTTTTTTAAAACATTTGGTGAAATGGGAGTGATTATTGAAACCTACCCGGTAACCAATTTCTGAGACATTGACATCTGATTTTTTGAGAAGGTCAGCAGCTAGTTTCAAACGTTGGTCTCTAATGAATTCAGTAGTTGTCTGGCCTGTAAGCGCTTTCAGTTTTCGGTGCAGTTGCATGCGGCTCATACCAAGCGCTTTTGCAAAGGCTTCAGTACTGAAATCAGATGAAGGTAGTTGCTTGTCCAGTACTTCTTGGAGGGAATTTAAAAAACGTTCATCGTATGAACTGATTGAAATTTCCTTTGGGGTCAGAATAACCTCTTTACTAAAACGCTTTTGAAGCATTTCTCTGCTTTCCAAAAGATTATTTATCGATTGCTTAAGAATTTTGTTATTGAATGGTTTGGTCAAGTACACATCAGCTCCAGTCTCGAGTCCTGTTAAACGGTTTTCGTCTCCCGTCTTTGCAGTCAGCATGATAATCGGAATATGTGAAGTCGCATGATGTGTCTTGCAATTTTGGGTCAGTTTAAGGCCATTATCTTCGGGCATCATCAAATCGGTAATGATAAGGTCGGGCACATTCTCCAGGGCTCTCTTAAACCCAGTCTTACCGTTCTTTGCTGTAATTACCCGAAAAGAGGTATCAAAAAGTGAAGAAATATAGGTGCGTATATCAGCATTGTCGTCAACCATCAATAACATAGGTTGTTCTCCATTCAAAATATTTTTTTTCGGTTCAATTTCATTGGATATACCAGTAAATGATTCAGTAGTATTGACAATTTCTTGATTTTGAACATGAACTCGTATTTCAGATGCTTGAAAGGTAGCTTCATCAATGGGAAGTTCTACAAAAAAAGTAACGGAATCTAATTCGCTTTCAGCTCGGATGGTGCCCCGGTGCAATTCTACCAATTCTTTGGTCAGTGCCAGGCCTATACCCGTACCCGTTTCTTTACTATGTGTTCTATGAAAGCGGTTGAAGATTTGTTTCAGTTCTTCAGTCGATATGTTTGTGTCTGTATTTCTTATGGTTAAGCTCAAATGATGACTATCCAATTTGGCACGAAATGAAATGCGAGCTTTTTCAGGACTGTACTTTAGTGCATTGCCCAAAAGATTGACTACTACTTTTTGTAAAACCTCTTGGTCGTACCAATATACCCCGTCGTTTCCTATAATAACAGCATCGAGTTGTTGTTCTTTTTGATGCGCCCTAAATAAAAACGACTCCGATATTGTTTTCAGGAAGGTTGGTAAATCTCCCTTTGAAACCTTCAGTGCATAATGGCCAGATTCCAATTTGGATAAATCAAGAATTTGGCCGACCAAAGTCTCTAAACGATCAGTATTCTTTTTAGCAAGTAATAGGTTTTGTTGTTGGGTTGCTGTTAGTACGGAATTTTCAAGTTGTGCTTCTAATGGCCCTTTTATTAAAGTCAAAGGGGTTCGCAATTCATGGGAAATGTTGGCAAAGAAATTAGACTTTGCAGAAGCCAACTCCCTAAGTTTTTTGTTGGTCTTTTGACGGTTACTATACCTATATGATATAGAGACTAAAAAAGCACTAATTATGGTTATCAGCGCCAAATAAATGATGTTGTTCTTGCTAAGAATTTCATTGTTAAGTTGTTCTATTTCTAATTGTTCGTTACTCTTTACAAGTTCATATTGATTTTCTAAAAAAGCGATATTGTTTTTTTTTAATTCCAAATCAGCTTTAATTTCATTTAGCTCTTCCATTAAGGCATAGGCTCTATGAAAATCACCATCTTTTGAATGGGATGCTGCCAGTTTGTCTAACAATAGAAGTTTTCTTGCTTTAAATAGATTTTTGTTATCGATTATCTTTAAAGCTTTTTCTCCGCTCTTAATGGCATTATTAAATTCACCGTTTTCATAGTAAAAATGAGTGAGATAAGTATAAGGCAAGCAAAGGAAAGCACTATCTTTTCGCGTTTCAAATATGTTTTTTGATTTTTCTAAATACTTCCGAGACAAATCTATTTTTTCTGTCTTTAGATATGCAAAACCCATAGTACCATATAACACACCTTCTTGATAAGAACCTGATTCTGAATAATATGGCAGTAGTTTCAAATAACCCTCAAGGGCTAACGCTGGATTGTTCATATTGAACAATTCAATGTGTGAAAGTTTAAGGGCGTAGAATTTTAGTTGTCGGATTGATTTTGTTTTTTCGACAACCTTTAAGGCTCTCTGATAATAGATTTTTGCTTTTTCAGGATAGTTCAAATGCTCGTAAATCCATCCAATATTTGATAGAGCCAAACCCCTTGTGTTTGATTCTTTGAGCTCCGGTAATACATCTATTTCTAGCAAAAGATTTAAAGCTTCGGAATACTTTTCCTTTTTGATGTAATAAGATGCTACCCTTCTATGGAAAAGTGCTTTAAAGTAGACGTTGTCAACATTAAAGAGAATATTGTCAATTTCCTTTTGTTTTGCCTGTATTGTAATGTCAGTTTCCTTTTTTTGAAATGCATAGAAGAGTCCGACATTACCTAAAAATAGCCCTTTGGCGTTGTCGAGTTTCTCCGAAGTTGTTACAAGATTTTGATAAGCTAAAATGGCCTCTTCTATATTGCCGTTTCCATACTCAATTTCACCTCGTAGAAATAATGAAAAGAGAATATCGGAATTTAACTCTTTGTCCGTTGCATATTCTTGGTACTCAAGAACAAAATTTAGCTTTTCCTCAAAATCCAATAAGGTGTCCAAATAGTTGTATATTCTAACTTCCTTAAGTTGGGCTTGATTATTTGAACCTTGCTGAGTGACTAGCGAATCGAGATTCGTTTTGCTCTGTGCTTCGAGCAAAGTGTTGAACACTAAAAACAATACTAAAAGGCAAGCCCTTATCATTTTAGTGGGAGGGAAGAACTCTTGATATAGGATGTTTTGTCTCGATATTTGCACCGATTTTTAAAAGTTGTTACTACTTGGAAAAAGAAGCCAGTTCCATTCGGCTGCTCAACTTCCCTTTTTTATTGAAAGTTTCTTGCTTTACAATGCCTATGTC is a genomic window of Flagellimonas sp. CMM7 containing:
- a CDS encoding collagen-like protein, coding for MKNLKRFSKYSILSLLAIVLISCSAEDGMDGAVGPQGPAGIDGINGADGEDGNANVMASEWIPSGFSNDPQSFSDGFGVDDPRFTQDVIDSSAILAYGRQDTFIVNLPDTVSGIIYNFTFGIGNIFFEGYNETGSDVVFNRFDSFRYVIIPATVTEKNSHPDFSKMPYEEVMDYFDLDY
- a CDS encoding OmpA family protein — its product is MKKLTHSYLFALFVLVFSCKNETKDFKDGTIEKPKAASDSLKYLGKTDEEITSYENLSEENFNKSHKIPSQEENKEAGKKEKSALEKMDMNSLKSMILMVFDLDENEADRLIDLRTKMIALEKEKNANGEEAELLIKNAHSFLDKLQEKERRGHDISDLYDLFQKTDNVQKRKDSLDARIRYAINKIPKEVLRADGMAEPSYVEHLIQQTEFGKIVNTAVENKELFLESLKMDEKQLAQLLNVTDDEVKMMKETPRWAKLKSTTEAKELLEGSSLKKVENHLTSGNATESFQHSMAPLVESRKKQAQKFIKSAKNAENEFYKKNPGWYGSNTGVGQTYLSEKGEFVFLPLGELSFADNDVLFKPGKGAKKAVSSKKSLGEPNYGTYSSNYTQTVCSLGVNGVLILEFVDNAIIDVNGPDIYVFEIGIIEPTNLEISSDGKNWITVGQIKGGTAFVDIKDFVNPGEVIKYVRFTDLDTWSDVPGADIDAVAAIGGALRLNLDSAVLFETGSHTLKEEGKKAIRELALQMKNLTKGTIIVEGHTDDVGNEANNKTLSKNRAASVMAELKTVLDSPEFKWKEKGYGESRPIVANDSDENRAKNRRVEILVTPF
- a CDS encoding helix-turn-helix domain-containing protein translates to MQISRQNILYQEFFPPTKMIRACLLVLFLVFNTLLEAQSKTNLDSLVTQQGSNNQAQLKEVRIYNYLDTLLDFEEKLNFVLEYQEYATDKELNSDILFSLFLRGEIEYGNGNIEEAILAYQNLVTTSEKLDNAKGLFLGNVGLFYAFQKKETDITIQAKQKEIDNILFNVDNVYFKALFHRRVASYYIKKEKYSEALNLLLEIDVLPELKESNTRGLALSNIGWIYEHLNYPEKAKIYYQRALKVVEKTKSIRQLKFYALKLSHIELFNMNNPALALEGYLKLLPYYSESGSYQEGVLYGTMGFAYLKTEKIDLSRKYLEKSKNIFETRKDSAFLCLPYTYLTHFYYENGEFNNAIKSGEKALKIIDNKNLFKARKLLLLDKLAASHSKDGDFHRAYALMEELNEIKADLELKKNNIAFLENQYELVKSNEQLEIEQLNNEILSKNNIIYLALITIISAFLVSISYRYSNRQKTNKKLRELASAKSNFFANISHELRTPLTLIKGPLEAQLENSVLTATQQQNLLLAKKNTDRLETLVGQILDLSKLESGHYALKVSKGDLPTFLKTISESFLFRAHQKEQQLDAVIIGNDGVYWYDQEVLQKVVVNLLGNALKYSPEKARISFRAKLDSHHLSLTIRNTDTNISTEELKQIFNRFHRTHSKETGTGIGLALTKELVELHRGTIRAESELDSVTFFVELPIDEATFQASEIRVHVQNQEIVNTTESFTGISNEIEPKKNILNGEQPMLLMVDDNADIRTYISSLFDTSFRVITAKNGKTGFKRALENVPDLIITDLMMPEDNGLKLTQNCKTHHATSHIPIIMLTAKTGDENRLTGLETGADVYLTKPFNNKILKQSINNLLESREMLQKRFSKEVILTPKEISISSYDERFLNSLQEVLDKQLPSSDFSTEAFAKALGMSRMQLHRKLKALTGQTTTEFIRDQRLKLAADLLKKSDVNVSEIGYRVGFNNHSHFTKCFKKQFGVSPSDYKAS